In one window of Myxosarcina sp. GI1 DNA:
- a CDS encoding response regulator produces the protein MRLLLVDDDEVLVDAIANHLIAQRYAVDIATDGEEAWEYIALFNYDFVVLDVMLPKIDGISLCKKLRDRDYSMPILMLTARDRSTDLVEGFNAGADDYLVKPFNFDELTVRIHALLRREAQALTSVLKWGNLSLDLNSLEVIYDEKPLNLTAKEYALLELFLRNHKRVFSLDGIIESLWSFEEPPTEGAVRTHIKTLRQKLTGAGAAKDLIETVYGIGYRLKPLPDSTEKQTETESNSAAQSPDPEIAAIWMQHKDAMSDRLAVLENVAKALKEDNFNKALKPEAILAAHKLAGSLGSLGFEDGSKLARKLEDFLTLETFSQAEQIEPFNKLVNNLRDKFDRYEPGSSSVLETSPLLLIVDNDRNFTQQLATQAAANNFRTAIATTASEAREIIQRDTPAIVLLRIFQIRTKTDRDSPIDSLDLLAQLHQQMPLLPIVVIVSETALFNTDKNFTERLKIMRGKKHTLLVQPVTPTQAMDAVSQLLRSSGAEAKITIVDDDSLFLEIMRTSLKPWGFEITTLNDPHQFWQVLQATSPDLLILDIEMPDVDGIELCRMLRSDRNWSHLPVLFLTAHQDLQTQERAFYIGADDYISKPVTGTQLATRILNRLSRIRTIQSKTSNP, from the coding sequence ATGAGACTTTTATTAGTAGACGATGATGAAGTGTTGGTAGATGCCATCGCTAACCATCTCATCGCTCAAAGATATGCGGTGGATATTGCCACAGATGGCGAGGAAGCATGGGAATATATTGCGCTTTTCAACTACGATTTTGTGGTTTTAGATGTGATGCTGCCAAAAATTGATGGCATCAGTCTGTGTAAAAAACTTCGCGATCGCGATTATAGTATGCCCATTCTGATGTTAACCGCACGCGATCGCAGCACCGATCTTGTTGAAGGTTTTAATGCGGGGGCTGATGATTATTTAGTCAAACCGTTTAATTTTGACGAGCTTACGGTGCGAATTCATGCCTTGCTGCGTCGAGAAGCACAAGCTTTGACTTCGGTATTAAAATGGGGTAATTTGAGTCTCGATCTCAATAGCTTAGAAGTAATCTATGATGAGAAACCGTTAAATTTAACAGCAAAAGAGTATGCTTTACTAGAGCTATTTTTACGCAATCATAAGCGCGTTTTTAGTCTTGATGGAATTATTGAAAGCCTCTGGAGTTTTGAAGAACCGCCCACGGAGGGAGCAGTCAGAACACACATCAAAACACTACGTCAAAAATTGACAGGGGCAGGTGCAGCCAAAGATTTGATTGAAACAGTTTATGGCATAGGTTATCGTCTTAAACCACTACCAGATTCAACAGAAAAACAAACTGAAACTGAATCTAATTCCGCAGCGCAATCGCCCGATCCTGAAATTGCTGCTATTTGGATGCAACACAAAGATGCCATGTCCGATCGCCTAGCTGTTTTAGAAAATGTAGCGAAGGCTTTAAAAGAAGATAATTTCAATAAAGCATTAAAACCAGAAGCGATCTTAGCAGCCCACAAATTAGCTGGTTCTCTAGGAAGTTTGGGGTTTGAAGATGGCTCGAAGCTAGCCCGAAAACTAGAAGATTTTCTGACTCTTGAAACTTTTTCCCAGGCAGAACAAATCGAGCCTTTTAATAAATTAGTTAATAACTTGAGAGATAAATTCGACCGTTACGAACCTGGTTCTAGTTCGGTTTTAGAAACCTCTCCCTTATTATTAATTGTGGACAACGACCGCAATTTTACACAGCAATTAGCAACCCAAGCAGCAGCTAATAATTTTCGGACGGCGATCGCGACAACTGCATCAGAAGCACGAGAAATAATTCAGCGAGATACCCCTGCAATTGTTTTACTCAGGATATTTCAGATTAGAACCAAAACGGATCGAGATAGTCCGATAGATAGTTTAGATTTACTAGCACAACTACATCAGCAAATGCCCTTATTGCCCATTGTGGTAATTGTTTCGGAAACAGCCTTATTTAACACCGATAAAAATTTTACCGAGCGTCTTAAAATTATGCGCGGAAAAAAACATACCTTATTAGTGCAGCCCGTGACTCCAACTCAGGCAATGGATGCTGTAAGCCAACTGCTGCGAAGTTCTGGGGCGGAAGCTAAGATAACGATTGTCGATGATGATTCCTTATTCTTAGAGATAATGCGGACAAGTCTCAAACCCTGGGGATTTGAAATTACTACCCTTAACGACCCTCATCAGTTTTGGCAAGTTCTTCAAGCCACTTCACCCGACCTACTGATATTAGATATAGAAATGCCAGATGTAGATGGCATTGAATTATGTCGTATGCTACGAAGCGATCGCAATTGGAGTCATTTACCCGTTCTGTTTCTCACCGCTCATCAAGACTTGCAAACTCAGGAGAGAGCATTTTATATCGGTGCGGACGATTACATCAGCAAACCAGTTACGGGAACACAATTAGCTACTCGCATCCTCAATCGCCTATCACGAATCCGCACAATTCAATCTAAAACTTCTAACCCCTGA
- a CDS encoding universal stress protein translates to MFNKILVAIDRSTVSRNVFETAVSLAKTTGSSLMLLHILANEEKQDPTLFVYSGIRYSVISESLLKAHEEQWQKFEEEGLEFLRSLVKEARIAGVDADFTQFWGNPGRDICDLAQAWSADLILVGSRGLSGIKKMFLGSVSNYVTHHAPCSVFIVHNTNNPSPSVNYDFRSFQDKQRELTSVGTFRETSLLLNNKKPNLFGEIGNES, encoded by the coding sequence ATGTTTAATAAAATTTTAGTAGCAATAGATCGTTCAACCGTAAGCAGGAATGTTTTTGAAACTGCTGTATCTCTGGCAAAAACAACTGGATCGAGTTTGATGCTGCTGCATATTCTAGCGAATGAAGAAAAGCAAGATCCAACTCTGTTTGTCTACTCTGGTATCAGATACAGCGTAATCAGCGAATCACTCCTCAAAGCGCATGAAGAACAGTGGCAGAAGTTTGAAGAAGAAGGATTAGAATTTTTGCGATCGCTTGTCAAAGAAGCAAGAATAGCAGGAGTTGATGCTGATTTTACCCAATTTTGGGGCAATCCTGGACGCGACATCTGTGACTTAGCTCAAGCATGGTCGGCAGATCTAATCTTGGTTGGTAGCAGAGGTTTGTCTGGTATTAAAAAGATGTTTCTGGGAAGTGTGAGTAATTATGTAACCCATCATGCTCCCTGTTCGGTTTTTATTGTGCATAATACTAACAACCCCTCTCCCTCGGTCAATTATGATTTTCGATCGTTTCAAGACAAGCAACGAGAATTAACTTCTGTAGGGACGTTTCGCGAAACGTCCCTACTTTTAAACAACAAAAAACCCAATCTTTTCGGAGAAATAGGAAATGAATCATAA
- a CDS encoding MBL fold metallo-hydrolase yields the protein MNHNQSICKVCGYNMIGDIPDVCPFCGANHNEFISWNEAQQIYRVTPYRVNDYVTQLRLVPRLGLEHAAYCIETDDAAVWIDCPSVFDPDLKPVEAIYFTHKDFIGASNQYREAWDTKVYLHALDAKHPLVRQFPVDRKFKGDFSEHGIEAFHIGGHTPGFTLYIYDKVLFICDYAFPPGSKMRFNPFGPQDETRKRAARILEIIDERSLLTVCGYNYVTEFDSWLENFQHLVEENSRTVA from the coding sequence ATGAATCATAATCAATCTATTTGCAAAGTTTGTGGCTATAACATGATTGGCGATATACCTGATGTTTGTCCGTTTTGCGGAGCAAATCATAATGAGTTTATCTCTTGGAATGAGGCACAGCAGATCTATCGAGTAACACCGTATCGCGTAAATGACTACGTTACGCAGTTGCGATTGGTGCCTCGACTTGGTTTAGAACACGCTGCTTATTGCATTGAAACAGATGATGCTGCTGTCTGGATCGATTGTCCATCGGTGTTCGATCCCGATTTAAAACCAGTAGAAGCCATCTACTTCACCCACAAGGATTTTATAGGTGCATCCAACCAGTATCGTGAAGCCTGGGATACGAAAGTTTACCTGCACGCTCTCGATGCTAAACATCCACTTGTCAGACAATTTCCAGTCGATCGAAAGTTTAAGGGTGACTTTAGCGAGCATGGTATTGAAGCTTTCCATATAGGCGGACATACGCCAGGTTTTACTCTGTACATCTATGACAAGGTGTTGTTTATTTGCGACTATGCCTTTCCTCCAGGGTCTAAGATGCGATTTAACCCTTTTGGACCGCAAGACGAGACACGTAAACGTGCAGCACGGATATTAGAAATTATTGACGAGCGATCGCTTTTAACGGTTTGCGGATATAACTATGTTACAGAATTTGATAGCTGGCTTGAGAATTTCCAGCATTTAGTTGAGGAGAATTCTCGCACAGTAGCTTAG
- the dps gene encoding DNA starvation/stationary phase protection protein Dps: MVSTVNKTQLYSSRIDLAENTRLEVTEILNQTLAATLDLKTQTKQAHWNVKGMDFYQLHELFDEMATELEEYTDMVAERVTALAGTAMGTARIATENSILPEYPLDAVGGVEHVTALADRYGAYAKHLRDAIDTTDELGDADTADLYTEISRTIDKRLWFLEAHLIK, encoded by the coding sequence ATGGTATCTACAGTTAACAAAACACAACTCTATTCTAGTAGAATCGATCTAGCAGAAAACACCCGTCTGGAAGTTACTGAAATACTAAATCAAACTCTTGCTGCTACTTTGGATCTAAAAACTCAAACTAAACAAGCACACTGGAACGTCAAAGGTATGGATTTCTACCAACTACACGAACTGTTTGATGAAATGGCAACCGAGTTGGAAGAATATACCGATATGGTGGCAGAAAGAGTAACGGCTTTGGCTGGTACGGCTATGGGAACGGCTCGGATTGCTACTGAGAATTCGATTTTACCCGAATACCCGCTCGATGCAGTTGGTGGTGTAGAACACGTTACCGCTTTAGCAGACCGCTACGGGGCCTATGCCAAACACCTGCGTGATGCGATCGATACTACCGATGAATTAGGCGATGCCGACACTGCCGATTTGTATACCGAAATTTCGCGAACGATCGATAAACGTCTCTGGTTTTTAGAAGCACATTTAATTAAATAG
- a CDS encoding universal stress protein — translation MFDKILVAIDRSTASRNVFETAVSLAKTTGASLMLLHVLSSEEKDNSSPSLDSKRERDRLDSSILEAYDRHWQELERQQQQRLKVMRSFVREATAVGVDTEFTQTLGDPGETICNLAQTWSADLIVVGSRGLTGINEMFLGSVSNYVTHHAPCSVFIVHKTSDSDFRS, via the coding sequence ATGTTTGACAAAATTTTAGTGGCAATAGATCGTTCAACCGCAAGCAGAAATGTTTTTGAAACTGCTGTATCTTTAGCAAAAACGACAGGAGCAAGCTTAATGCTGCTGCACGTTCTATCTAGTGAAGAAAAAGACAATTCAAGTCCGTCTCTTGACTCAAAACGAGAAAGAGATCGCCTAGACTCATCCATTTTAGAAGCTTACGATCGACACTGGCAAGAACTCGAACGGCAACAGCAGCAAAGACTAAAAGTAATGCGATCTTTCGTTAGAGAAGCAACAGCAGTAGGAGTTGACACTGAATTCACCCAAACTTTAGGCGATCCTGGGGAAACTATTTGTAACTTAGCTCAAACATGGTCAGCAGATCTAATCGTGGTTGGTAGCAGAGGTTTAACAGGTATTAATGAGATGTTTCTGGGAAGTGTGAGTAATTATGTAACCCATCATGCTCCCTGTTCGGTTTTTATTGTGCATAAAACTAGCGATTCTGATTTTCGATCGTAA
- a CDS encoding 2Fe-2S iron-sulfur cluster-binding protein — translation MTTITFVKEDIEAMPSDNFVIAAIGSNLREKAVQNKVDIYTLGGKLRNCGGYGQCGTCVVKIAEGMENLSPKTDFEKRKLKKKPNNYRLACQTMVNGSVKVITKPKPSRKK, via the coding sequence ATGACGACTATTACCTTTGTAAAAGAAGATATAGAAGCGATGCCTTCGGATAACTTCGTAATCGCAGCTATAGGTTCTAATTTGCGTGAGAAAGCTGTTCAAAATAAAGTTGATATTTATACTCTGGGAGGTAAACTAAGAAACTGTGGTGGGTATGGACAATGTGGTACTTGCGTGGTTAAAATCGCCGAGGGAATGGAAAACTTGTCCCCAAAAACAGATTTTGAAAAACGTAAATTGAAGAAGAAACCAAATAATTATCGTTTAGCTTGTCAAACTATGGTTAATGGTTCGGTCAAGGTTATAACTAAACCAAAACCTTCTCGAAAGAAATAA
- a CDS encoding cation:proton antiporter produces MIYLESIHHNQLSPNFVFYNPLLATTPNAETTSMVLAGVLLSLVFIYLASKLGGELSKLVDLPPVLGELVAGVVVGVSALHLLIFPETGAVASDSIVIIILQQIAGLNPESAEKVFALSSKVISILAELGVIILLFEIGLESDLRELQKVGSQAAVVAVVGVIVPFVAATAGLMLIFGLPTIPAVFVGAALTATCIGITSRLLLQLGQLKSIEGQIIVGATVIDDVIGIVILAVVASLAKTGDVDLLNLVYLIISATAFLLGSVFLGKFFNNSFMAIADKLQTRGKLVIPALTFAFLMAFLANTVGLEAILGAFAAGLVLDETDKRKELDQQVIPIADILVPIFFVSIGAKVNLSVLNPTSSGNFQGLAIAAFLILVAIIGKTIAGFAVFGQEKINRLAIGIGMIPRGAVALAFVSVGEINGVLDKPLQAAIIIMVILSTFVAPPLLRFAFQQGEQLTEKPDLALEK; encoded by the coding sequence GTGATCTATTTAGAATCGATACATCATAATCAATTATCCCCCAATTTTGTATTTTACAATCCATTGCTAGCAACTACACCAAATGCTGAAACCACGTCAATGGTTTTGGCAGGAGTTTTACTGAGTCTTGTCTTTATTTATTTAGCTAGCAAACTAGGAGGAGAACTTTCTAAATTAGTCGATTTACCTCCCGTATTAGGGGAATTAGTTGCGGGTGTAGTAGTCGGAGTTTCGGCTTTGCACCTATTAATATTTCCCGAAACAGGCGCAGTAGCCAGCGATTCGATTGTCATAATTATCTTGCAGCAGATCGCTGGTTTAAATCCTGAAAGTGCCGAGAAAGTGTTTGCTCTCTCTAGTAAGGTAATCTCGATTTTAGCCGAACTTGGAGTAATTATACTTTTATTTGAAATCGGTCTAGAGTCGGATTTAAGAGAATTACAAAAAGTAGGTTCTCAAGCAGCAGTTGTAGCAGTTGTTGGTGTTATTGTTCCTTTTGTCGCAGCTACAGCTGGATTGATGTTGATTTTTGGTCTACCAACTATTCCTGCGGTGTTTGTCGGTGCAGCATTAACTGCTACCTGTATTGGTATAACTTCTAGGCTGCTGTTGCAGTTAGGGCAGCTAAAATCTATCGAAGGTCAAATTATTGTCGGCGCAACGGTAATTGATGATGTTATTGGAATTGTTATTTTAGCAGTTGTGGCATCTTTAGCCAAAACTGGAGATGTCGATCTGCTCAACTTGGTTTACTTAATTATTAGTGCCACTGCTTTTTTATTAGGTTCGGTCTTTTTAGGTAAATTTTTTAACAACAGCTTTATGGCGATTGCCGATAAGTTACAAACTAGAGGTAAGTTAGTTATCCCTGCGTTAACTTTTGCCTTTTTGATGGCGTTTTTAGCTAATACAGTTGGTTTAGAAGCAATTTTGGGTGCTTTTGCTGCTGGTTTGGTATTAGATGAAACTGACAAACGTAAAGAACTAGACCAACAGGTTATTCCGATTGCCGATATTTTAGTACCCATTTTCTTTGTATCTATAGGTGCAAAAGTCAATCTTAGTGTCCTCAATCCTACCAGTTCGGGTAATTTTCAGGGATTGGCGATCGCAGCTTTCTTAATTTTGGTAGCTATTATCGGTAAAACGATCGCTGGTTTTGCTGTTTTTGGCCAAGAAAAAATCAATCGTTTAGCCATTGGCATTGGCATGATTCCTCGTGGTGCAGTTGCCTTAGCCTTTGTTAGTGTTGGTGAGATTAACGGCGTTTTAGATAAACCTTTACAAGCAGCAATCATTATTATGGTAATTCTGTCTACCTTTGTTGCTCCTCCTCTGTTACGTTTTGCTTTTCAACAAGGGGAACAACTGACAGAGAAACCAGACTTAGCTTTGGAAAAATAA
- a CDS encoding OsmC family protein has translation MATINRTANAVWNGNLKSGDGRIDTTSGILKQTPYSFTTRFEDSPGTNPEELLAASHAACYSMAFALTLSNKGYQPASIDTRPVCTLESQADGSFKITKIHLETKGQVPDMNAETFQQIAQEAEAVCVISNALRQGVEIELDASLA, from the coding sequence ATGGCAACTATAAATCGGACAGCTAACGCCGTCTGGAATGGAAACTTAAAAAGCGGCGACGGACGGATCGATACTACCAGTGGAATTTTAAAACAAACGCCTTACAGTTTTACCACGCGCTTTGAAGACTCCCCTGGCACTAATCCAGAAGAGCTACTAGCAGCCTCTCATGCCGCCTGTTATAGCATGGCGTTTGCTCTGACGCTGAGTAACAAAGGCTATCAGCCAGCTAGCATTGATACGCGACCAGTCTGCACACTAGAATCTCAAGCAGATGGCAGTTTTAAGATTACCAAAATTCATCTTGAAACCAAAGGTCAAGTTCCTGATATGAATGCAGAAACCTTTCAGCAGATAGCACAAGAAGCTGAGGCAGTCTGCGTTATCTCTAATGCACTGCGGCAAGGGGTAGAAATCGAACTAGATGCCTCTTTAGCATAA
- a CDS encoding IS630 family transposase produces the protein MRKDLGNQIQKALLRSALAPQERGRKSQGFPRWTLKRFVHWLKQKWKINCCRETVRKTLKQMGFSWKKAKKLLNKGNTAKRAEFVEQITELLEDALHQKRLIIYIDEAHIHLDTDEGYGWSIRGERFWVSSSSPGRKKVSFYGVYLYNQAQTRIFPYEKAEKINTIDVLKKLRVEFPQQQITVVWDGAPYHRAKVVTEAASAMDIHLLQLPGYSPDFMPVEHLWQWLREDITYHVCYDQQQELISAVADFQHLINTTPLFLSDRLWVKKHLDPEEEKLRFSK, from the coding sequence GTGCGAAAAGATTTAGGGAATCAAATCCAGAAAGCTCTTTTAAGGTCAGCATTAGCACCACAAGAAAGAGGGAGGAAATCTCAAGGGTTTCCACGTTGGACGTTAAAAAGATTCGTCCACTGGCTGAAACAGAAGTGGAAGATAAATTGTTGTCGAGAGACAGTCAGAAAAACTCTTAAGCAGATGGGTTTTTCCTGGAAGAAAGCGAAGAAGTTGCTTAATAAAGGCAATACCGCCAAAAGAGCTGAATTTGTCGAACAAATTACTGAATTATTAGAGGATGCACTTCATCAAAAGCGATTAATTATCTATATTGATGAAGCCCATATACATTTAGATACCGATGAAGGTTACGGTTGGTCAATTCGGGGAGAAAGGTTTTGGGTCAGCTCTAGTTCTCCTGGAAGAAAGAAAGTCTCTTTTTATGGTGTTTACCTCTATAATCAGGCGCAAACCAGAATTTTTCCTTATGAGAAAGCAGAGAAAATTAATACCATTGATGTTCTCAAAAAGTTGCGAGTCGAATTTCCCCAGCAACAAATAACTGTGGTTTGGGATGGCGCACCATATCATCGTGCTAAAGTGGTCACCGAGGCAGCATCAGCAATGGACATCCATCTTCTACAATTACCTGGCTATAGCCCAGATTTTATGCCTGTCGAACATCTTTGGCAATGGCTCAGAGAAGACATAACTTATCATGTTTGTTATGACCAACAACAAGAGTTAATTTCTGCTGTTGCTGATTTTCAGCATCTAATTAATACTACTCCACTGTTTTTAAGCGATCGCTTGTGGGTTAAAAAACACCTCGATCCAGAAGAAGAAAAACTACGGTTTTCAAAGTAG
- a CDS encoding helix-turn-helix domain-containing protein, with protein sequence MLKVDYARWNQSKELLRTEALAAKHPRTRERLMALYEISEGKSATKVGEQTRRNPQTVMEWVHRYNQEGLKAVEYQRTGGRNPFFPKRCEKI encoded by the coding sequence ATGTTAAAAGTAGATTACGCTCGTTGGAATCAAAGCAAAGAGTTATTAAGAACAGAGGCATTGGCTGCCAAACATCCTCGAACAAGAGAGAGACTGATGGCATTGTATGAAATTAGTGAAGGGAAAAGTGCTACAAAGGTAGGGGAACAAACCCGAAGAAATCCCCAAACAGTAATGGAATGGGTGCATCGTTATAATCAAGAAGGTCTCAAAGCCGTCGAGTATCAAAGAACGGGAGGAAGAAACCCTTTTTTTCCGAAACGGTGCGAAAAGATTTAG
- a CDS encoding NifB/NifX family molybdenum-iron cluster-binding protein: MKIAVASQNKTNITSHTGRCKNFWIYEVNSKEILSKELLQLSKEETFLNTVPHIPQALNNIQVLISGGIGCGLMNRLEDQGIEGIVTSEREPDLAVITYLENSLVKKLSQTCDRQRRHNSKSDKPNGMASLRRQDLYGHGYHLPTIDLGRTV; this comes from the coding sequence ATGAAAATTGCCGTTGCCAGTCAGAATAAAACCAACATCACAAGTCATACAGGGAGATGTAAAAACTTCTGGATTTACGAAGTAAACTCCAAAGAAATTCTTAGCAAAGAGCTTTTGCAGTTGTCCAAAGAAGAAACTTTTTTGAATACTGTTCCTCATATCCCCCAGGCTTTAAATAATATTCAAGTTTTGATTTCTGGAGGAATAGGATGCGGATTGATGAACCGTTTAGAGGATCAGGGAATTGAGGGCATTGTGACTTCAGAAAGAGAACCCGATCTAGCTGTTATTACTTACCTCGAAAATTCTTTAGTCAAAAAACTATCCCAAACTTGCGATCGCCAACGCAGACATAACAGCAAAAGCGATAAGCCTAATGGCATGGCTTCGCTACGCCGTCAAGACCTTTACGGACACGGCTACCACTTGCCAACGATCGACTTAGGCAGAACTGTTTAA
- a CDS encoding DUF4079 domain-containing protein, whose translation MSFIITWSQFIHPLVIWILFFTAIYALYLGWQIRHTRNAPKEIRKELVKKNFSNRHHRVGSILLAFMVIGALGGMAVTYINNGKLIVGPHLLVGLGMVGLIATSASLVPYMQKGNDLARYSHISLNAILLALFSWQAITGVQIVQKIIGNL comes from the coding sequence ATGTCATTTATCATTACTTGGTCGCAATTTATTCATCCTCTTGTGATATGGATTCTGTTTTTTACTGCTATTTATGCCCTATATCTCGGTTGGCAAATTCGCCATACTCGCAATGCACCAAAAGAAATCCGCAAAGAGTTGGTTAAGAAAAATTTTAGCAACAGACATCATCGAGTCGGTTCAATTTTATTGGCTTTTATGGTGATAGGAGCTTTAGGCGGAATGGCAGTAACTTACATCAATAACGGTAAATTAATAGTCGGACCTCACTTATTGGTGGGTTTGGGTATGGTAGGACTCATTGCGACCTCTGCTTCTTTAGTCCCGTATATGCAAAAAGGAAATGACTTAGCTCGTTATAGTCATATCTCCCTCAACGCGATACTTTTAGCATTATTTAGCTGGCAAGCGATTACTGGAGTGCAGATTGTACAAAAGATAATCGGTAATTTGTAG
- a CDS encoding class I SAM-dependent methyltransferase, with protein MNLSTIQKRLFAWGMGKANAADDYGIKLIDCPEYESLGELKQALLGNLQHKVLEIGPGAGANLAYYPNNIHWIGVEPNVYMYPYLKREAQQQKLSNIELHQGTAEDLPVENESIDTVVSTHVLCSVSQLYRSLQEIKRILKPGGDFIFIEHIAGECGTWTRRVQDGIKPVWKTLFDNCHPDRQTGEIIQQIGLETVNYYEFKLDFPIVSPHIAGIVRKKINNRIFKYFARY; from the coding sequence ATGAATCTATCAACTATTCAAAAACGTTTGTTTGCTTGGGGCATGGGAAAAGCGAATGCTGCCGATGATTACGGGATTAAGCTAATCGATTGCCCTGAGTATGAAAGCTTAGGAGAACTTAAACAAGCACTTTTAGGAAATTTACAGCATAAAGTCTTGGAAATTGGTCCTGGTGCGGGAGCTAATCTGGCTTATTATCCTAATAACATTCACTGGATTGGTGTCGAACCTAATGTCTATATGTATCCTTACTTAAAACGAGAGGCACAACAACAGAAACTCTCGAACATCGAACTGCATCAAGGAACAGCAGAAGACTTACCAGTGGAGAATGAAAGCATCGATACGGTTGTCAGTACCCACGTTCTCTGTTCGGTTAGCCAACTTTACCGTAGCCTTCAAGAAATTAAACGCATCCTCAAACCAGGAGGCGATTTTATCTTCATCGAACACATTGCAGGAGAATGTGGCACTTGGACGCGGAGAGTTCAAGATGGTATCAAACCAGTTTGGAAAACTCTGTTTGATAACTGCCACCCCGACCGCCAAACTGGAGAAATTATTCAACAAATTGGGCTAGAAACCGTTAATTACTATGAGTTTAAACTGGATTTTCCCATTGTCAGTCCTCATATTGCAGGGATAGTTAGGAAAAAAATCAATAACCGAATTTTTAAATATTTCGCACGTTACTAA
- a CDS encoding rhodanese-like domain-containing protein, translating to MRTGAINLPLRDITQNLDQIPKDRLVVLYCASSYRTAMGVMALQMLGYTNVKGFPPRIEGGKAAGQELESSKFFT from the coding sequence ATGAGAACAGGAGCAATTAATCTTCCGTTGCGAGATATAACTCAAAACCTTGACCAAATTCCTAAAGATCGTCTTGTGGTACTTTACTGTGCGTCGAGTTATCGAACTGCAATGGGCGTTATGGCTCTCCAAATGCTCGGATATACTAATGTCAAAGGTTTTCCTCCTAGGATTGAAGGGGGGAAAGCAGCAGGACAAGAACTAGAATCATCAAAGTTTTTCACCTAG